One region of Mycolicibacterium insubricum genomic DNA includes:
- the uvrA gene encoding excinuclease ABC subunit UvrA, which yields MADRLIVKGAREHNLRSVDLDLPRDALIVFTGLSGSGKSSLAFDTIFAEGQRRYVESLSAYARQFLGQMDKPDVDFIEGLSPAVSIDQKSTNRNPRSTVGTITEVYDYLRLLYARAGSPHCPVCGEKIARQTPQQIVDQVLAMDEGLRFQVLAPVVRTRKGEFVDLFDKLNSQGYSRARVDGVVYPLTDPPKLKKQEKHDIEVVVDRLTVKASSKQRLTDSVETALNLADGIVVLEFVDREDDHPHREQRFSEKLACPNGHPLAVDDLEPRSFSFNSPYGACPECTGLGIRKEVDPDLVVPDPELTLAEGAVAPWSMGHTAEYFTRMMAGLGESMGFDVDTPWRKLPAKARNAILNGCDEQVHVRYKNRYGRTRSYYADFEGVLAYLQRRMEQTESEQMKERLEGFMRDVPCPECNGTRLKPEILAVTLAAGDLGAMSIAEVCALSIADCSNFLNALTLGPREQAIAGQVLKEVQSRLGFLLDVGLEYLSLERAAGTLSGGEAQRIRLATQIGSGLVGVLYVLDEPSIGLHQRDNRRLIETLTRLRDLGNTLIVVEHDEDTIASSDWVVDIGPAAGEHGGTVVHSGPYDELLTNPASITGAYLAGRESIEVPMVRRPVDHSRVLTVVGAREHNLRDIDVSFPLGVLTAVTGVSGSGKSTLVNDILATVLANKLNGARMVPGRHTRINGLNEVDKLVRVDQSPIGRTPRSNAATYTGVFDKIRTLFAATTEAKVRGYQPGRFSFNVKGGRCEACSGDGTLKIEMNFLPDVYVPCEVCHGARYNRETLEVHYKGKTIAEVLDLSIEEATEFFEPISSIHRYLKTLLDVGLGYVRLGQPAPTLSGGEAQRVKLAAELQKRSTGRTVYILDEPTTGLHFEDIRKLLKVINGLVDKGNTVIVIEHNLDVIKTADWLIDMGPEGGSGGGMVVAQGTPEDVAAVPESYTGKFLAEVLDGRGAPAQLTRAPAKKAPARKAPAKKAAAQKPAAQKAAAQKTTAKKAAPARAKKVTARG from the coding sequence GTGGCTGACCGCCTGATCGTCAAGGGCGCGCGCGAACACAACCTGCGCAGCGTCGACCTTGACCTGCCCCGCGACGCCCTGATCGTCTTCACCGGGCTGTCCGGCTCGGGCAAGTCCTCGCTGGCGTTCGACACCATTTTCGCCGAGGGCCAGCGCCGGTATGTGGAGTCGCTGTCGGCCTACGCGCGCCAGTTCCTCGGCCAGATGGACAAGCCCGACGTCGACTTCATCGAGGGCCTGTCACCGGCGGTGTCCATCGACCAGAAGTCCACCAACCGCAACCCGCGCTCGACGGTCGGCACCATCACCGAGGTCTACGACTACCTGCGCCTGCTCTACGCCCGCGCCGGATCGCCGCACTGCCCGGTGTGCGGCGAAAAGATCGCCCGGCAGACCCCGCAGCAGATCGTCGACCAGGTGCTCGCGATGGACGAGGGCCTGCGCTTCCAGGTGCTGGCACCCGTCGTCCGCACCCGCAAGGGCGAGTTCGTCGACCTCTTCGACAAGCTCAACTCCCAGGGCTACAGCCGCGCCCGGGTGGACGGCGTCGTCTATCCGCTCACCGACCCGCCGAAACTGAAGAAACAGGAGAAGCACGATATCGAGGTGGTCGTCGATCGCCTGACCGTCAAGGCGAGCTCCAAGCAGCGGCTCACCGACTCGGTGGAGACCGCGCTGAACCTCGCCGACGGCATCGTGGTGCTGGAATTCGTCGACCGCGAAGACGACCACCCGCACCGCGAACAGCGGTTCTCCGAGAAGCTGGCCTGCCCCAACGGGCACCCGCTGGCCGTCGACGACCTGGAGCCGCGGTCGTTCTCCTTCAACTCGCCCTACGGCGCCTGCCCGGAGTGCACCGGCCTGGGTATCCGCAAGGAGGTCGATCCCGACCTGGTGGTGCCCGATCCGGAACTGACGCTCGCCGAGGGTGCCGTCGCACCGTGGTCCATGGGCCACACCGCCGAGTACTTCACCCGGATGATGGCCGGGCTGGGGGAGTCGATGGGCTTCGACGTCGACACCCCGTGGCGCAAACTGCCGGCCAAGGCCCGCAACGCCATCCTCAACGGCTGCGACGAGCAGGTCCACGTCCGCTACAAGAACCGCTACGGCCGCACCCGCTCCTACTACGCCGACTTCGAAGGCGTGCTGGCGTACCTGCAGCGCCGGATGGAGCAGACCGAATCCGAGCAGATGAAGGAACGGCTCGAAGGCTTCATGCGCGACGTGCCCTGCCCCGAGTGCAACGGCACCCGGCTCAAGCCGGAGATCCTGGCGGTCACCCTGGCCGCCGGTGACCTGGGCGCCATGTCCATCGCCGAGGTCTGTGCGCTGTCCATCGCCGACTGCTCGAACTTCCTCAACGCCCTGACCCTGGGCCCGCGCGAGCAGGCCATCGCCGGGCAGGTGCTCAAGGAGGTGCAGTCACGGCTGGGATTCCTGCTCGACGTCGGCCTGGAGTACCTGTCGCTGGAGCGCGCGGCGGGCACCCTCTCCGGTGGTGAGGCCCAACGCATCCGGCTCGCCACCCAGATCGGCTCCGGTCTGGTCGGGGTGCTGTACGTGCTCGACGAGCCGTCCATCGGCCTGCACCAGCGGGACAACCGGCGGTTGATCGAGACGCTGACGCGGCTGCGTGACCTCGGCAACACCCTCATCGTCGTCGAGCACGACGAGGACACCATCGCCTCCTCGGACTGGGTCGTCGACATCGGGCCGGCCGCCGGCGAACACGGCGGCACCGTCGTGCACAGCGGCCCGTACGACGAGCTGCTGACCAACCCCGCCTCCATCACCGGCGCGTACCTGGCCGGACGGGAAAGCATCGAGGTCCCGATGGTGCGGCGCCCGGTGGACCATTCCCGGGTGCTGACCGTCGTCGGGGCCCGCGAGCACAACCTGCGCGACATCGACGTCTCGTTCCCCCTCGGTGTGCTGACCGCGGTCACCGGCGTGTCCGGGTCGGGCAAATCGACCCTGGTCAACGACATCCTGGCGACGGTGCTGGCCAACAAGCTCAACGGCGCCCGGATGGTGCCCGGCCGGCACACCCGGATCAACGGTCTCAACGAGGTGGACAAGCTGGTGCGGGTCGACCAGTCGCCCATCGGGCGCACCCCGCGGTCGAACGCCGCCACCTACACCGGGGTGTTCGACAAGATCCGCACCCTGTTCGCGGCGACCACCGAGGCCAAGGTGCGCGGCTACCAACCCGGCCGGTTCTCCTTCAACGTCAAGGGCGGACGCTGCGAGGCCTGCTCGGGTGACGGCACGCTCAAGATCGAGATGAACTTCCTGCCCGACGTGTACGTGCCGTGCGAGGTGTGCCACGGCGCCCGGTACAACCGGGAAACCCTCGAGGTGCACTACAAGGGCAAGACCATCGCCGAGGTGCTGGATCTGTCCATCGAGGAGGCCACCGAGTTCTTCGAACCGATCAGCTCCATCCACCGCTACCTCAAGACCCTGCTCGACGTTGGCCTGGGCTACGTGCGCCTCGGGCAACCCGCGCCGACGCTGTCCGGCGGCGAGGCCCAACGCGTGAAACTGGCCGCCGAGCTGCAGAAACGGTCCACCGGCCGCACGGTGTACATCCTCGACGAGCCGACCACGGGTCTGCACTTCGAGGACATCCGCAAGCTGTTGAAGGTGATCAACGGGCTGGTCGACAAGGGCAACACGGTGATCGTCATCGAGCACAACCTCGACGTCATCAAGACCGCCGACTGGCTCATCGACATGGGCCCCGAGGGTGGATCGGGCGGCGGGATGGTCGTCGCTCAGGGCACCCCGGAGGATGTCGCGGCGGTGCCGGAGAGCTACACCGGCAAGTTCCTGGCCGAGGTGCTCGACGGGCGCGGAGCCCCGGCTCAGCTCACCCGGGCACCGGCGAAGAAGGCCCCGGCCAGGAAAGCCCCCGCCAAGAAGGCCGCCGCGCAGAAGCCGGCTGCGCAGAAGGCTGCCGCCCAGAAAACGACAGCGAAAAAGGCGGCGCCGGCGCGGGCGAAGAAGGTCACCGCGCGCGGCTGA
- a CDS encoding prenyltransferase has protein sequence MLPDTPSVPGILSAQQCRDTADSIVAVQHRSGAIPWSAGGHTDPWDHVECAMALTAAGRLDAARAAYEWSRRTQRPDGSWPIQLRGDVVEDPHSDTNFCAYIAAGVWHHLLVTGDRDFAATMWPTVRRAIDFVLDLQRPGGEICWAHSVSGPIPEALVTGSASIQHSLRCALALADTLGESQPDWELAAGRLGHALTDHPELFTEKPHHSMDWYYPVLGGALRGAAAEERITDRWSEFVVEGLGIRCVDDRPWVTGAETCELALTLQAIGDVDRATELLANMQHLRERDGSYWTGLVYADGKRWPVERTTWTAAAVILAADALSDATGGAGLFRCDELPTVPVDGCDCARARAR, from the coding sequence GTGCTTCCTGACACCCCGTCGGTCCCCGGGATCCTCTCCGCGCAGCAGTGCCGCGACACCGCCGATTCCATTGTCGCGGTGCAGCATCGGTCCGGCGCGATCCCCTGGTCGGCCGGCGGGCACACCGACCCGTGGGATCACGTCGAATGTGCGATGGCCCTGACGGCAGCGGGCCGGCTCGACGCCGCGCGCGCGGCCTACGAGTGGTCGCGACGTACCCAGCGGCCGGACGGGTCGTGGCCGATTCAGCTGCGCGGCGACGTCGTCGAGGACCCGCACAGCGACACCAACTTCTGCGCCTATATCGCCGCCGGGGTGTGGCACCACCTGTTGGTCACCGGTGATCGCGATTTCGCGGCGACCATGTGGCCCACGGTACGGCGCGCCATCGACTTCGTGCTCGATCTACAGCGCCCGGGCGGCGAGATCTGCTGGGCACATTCGGTTTCCGGCCCCATCCCGGAGGCCCTGGTCACCGGCAGCGCCAGCATCCAGCACAGCCTGCGCTGCGCCTTGGCACTGGCGGACACGCTCGGCGAATCCCAGCCGGACTGGGAGCTGGCCGCCGGCCGACTCGGCCACGCGCTGACCGATCACCCGGAGCTGTTCACCGAGAAGCCGCACCATTCGATGGACTGGTACTACCCGGTGCTCGGCGGTGCGCTGCGCGGCGCGGCGGCCGAGGAACGAATCACCGACCGCTGGTCGGAGTTCGTCGTCGAGGGCCTGGGTATCCGCTGCGTCGACGACCGGCCCTGGGTGACCGGCGCCGAGACCTGCGAGCTGGCCCTCACGCTGCAGGCCATCGGCGATGTCGACCGGGCCACCGAGCTGCTGGCCAACATGCAGCACTTGCGTGAGCGGGACGGCTCGTATTGGACCGGGCTGGTCTACGCCGACGGGAAGCGCTGGCCGGTGGAGCGCACCACCTGGACGGCGGCCGCGGTGATCCTGGCCGCCGACGCGCTGTCGGATGCCACCGGCGGGGCCGGCTTGTTCCGCTGCGACGAGCTGCCCACGGTCCCGGTGGACGGCTGCGACTGCGCGAGGGCTCGCGCGCGCTGA
- a CDS encoding class I SAM-dependent methyltransferase: protein MLTVDFDRLGIGPGMRVIDVGCGAGRHSFEAYRRGADIVAFDQDEAELAGVATMFGAMADVGEAPASAQAQAVAGDALALPYPDGHFDVVIASEILEHVPADDAAIDELVRVLRPGGLLAVTVPRWLPERLCWLLSDDYHANEGGHVRIYRADALRDKITARGLACTHTHHAHALHSPYWWLKCAVGVENNEHPAVTAYHRLLVWDMMSAPLATRVAETALNPLIGKSVALYFRKPAAPGTDGAS, encoded by the coding sequence ATGCTGACCGTCGACTTCGACCGGCTGGGCATCGGGCCCGGCATGCGGGTCATCGACGTCGGCTGCGGCGCGGGCCGGCACAGCTTCGAAGCCTACCGCCGGGGCGCCGACATCGTCGCGTTCGACCAGGACGAGGCCGAGCTGGCCGGTGTGGCAACGATGTTCGGGGCGATGGCCGATGTCGGGGAGGCCCCGGCGAGTGCGCAGGCGCAGGCGGTGGCCGGTGACGCCCTGGCACTGCCCTACCCCGACGGGCACTTCGACGTCGTGATCGCCTCGGAGATCCTCGAGCACGTCCCCGCCGACGACGCGGCCATCGACGAGCTGGTCCGGGTACTGCGCCCCGGCGGGCTGCTGGCGGTGACGGTGCCCCGCTGGCTGCCGGAGCGCTTGTGCTGGCTGCTCTCCGACGACTATCACGCCAACGAGGGCGGCCACGTCCGGATCTACCGCGCCGACGCACTGCGGGACAAGATCACCGCCCGGGGGCTGGCCTGCACCCACACCCATCACGCGCACGCTCTGCACTCCCCCTACTGGTGGCTGAAATGCGCTGTGGGAGTGGAGAATAACGAGCACCCCGCGGTGACCGCCTACCATCGGCTGCTGGTATGGGACATGATGTCCGCGCCGCTGGCCACCCGGGTCGCCGAGACCGCGCTCAATCCGCTGATCGGAAAGAGTGTCGCCCTGTACTTCCGCAAACCAGCCGCGCCAGGGACCGACGGTGCTTCCTGA
- a CDS encoding glycosyltransferase family 4 protein encodes MRIALLSYRSKTHCGGQGVYVRHLSRGLVDLGHHVEVFSGPPYPEGLDPRVRLTTVASLDLYREPDPFRTPRPSEIRTPIDALELATMWTAGFPEPRTFSLRAARLLADRRADFDVVHDNQCLGTGLLRIARAGLPVVATVHHPITRDRVVDLAAARWWRKPLVHRWYGFAEMQKKVARQIPDLLTVSTASADDIAEDFGVGRDQLQVVPLGVDTRLFAPGDQPRVRGRIIAIASADVPLKGVSNLLHAVAKLRSHRQVELQLVAKLENGGPTEKLIAELGISDVVRISSGLSDDELAGLLSSAEIACIPSLYEGFSLPAVEAMASGTPIVASRAGALPEVLGTPGDCAVLVAPGDIEELTYNLGELLDSPARRQRMGAAGRKRAVEVFSWPAVAAATAAVYRRAMDRCAPC; translated from the coding sequence CTGCGCATCGCCTTGCTGTCGTATCGCAGCAAGACCCACTGTGGTGGCCAGGGCGTCTACGTGCGGCACCTGTCCCGCGGGCTGGTCGACCTCGGACACCACGTCGAGGTGTTCTCCGGGCCGCCTTATCCGGAGGGCCTGGATCCGCGCGTGCGGCTCACCACCGTCGCCAGCCTGGACCTCTACCGCGAGCCGGATCCGTTCCGGACTCCGCGGCCCAGCGAGATCAGGACCCCCATCGACGCCCTGGAGCTGGCCACCATGTGGACGGCCGGCTTCCCCGAACCCCGCACGTTCAGCCTGCGGGCGGCCCGGCTGCTGGCCGACCGGCGCGCGGATTTCGACGTCGTGCACGACAACCAGTGCCTGGGCACCGGGCTGCTGCGCATCGCGCGCGCGGGCCTGCCGGTGGTGGCCACCGTGCATCACCCGATCACCCGGGACCGGGTGGTCGACCTGGCCGCAGCACGGTGGTGGCGCAAACCGCTGGTGCACCGCTGGTACGGCTTCGCCGAGATGCAGAAGAAAGTCGCCCGCCAGATCCCCGACCTGCTCACGGTGTCCACCGCCTCGGCCGACGACATCGCCGAGGATTTCGGCGTCGGGCGCGACCAACTCCAGGTGGTACCCCTCGGCGTGGACACCCGGCTGTTCGCCCCGGGTGATCAGCCCCGGGTCCGGGGGCGGATCATCGCCATCGCCAGTGCCGACGTGCCGCTCAAGGGCGTGTCGAATCTGCTGCACGCGGTGGCCAAGCTGCGCAGCCACCGCCAGGTGGAGCTGCAACTGGTGGCCAAGCTGGAGAACGGCGGGCCCACCGAGAAGCTGATCGCCGAGCTCGGTATCTCCGACGTGGTGCGGATCTCCAGCGGCCTGTCCGACGACGAACTCGCCGGGTTGCTGTCATCCGCGGAAATCGCCTGCATCCCTTCCCTTTACGAAGGGTTCTCGCTGCCCGCGGTGGAGGCGATGGCCAGCGGAACCCCGATCGTCGCCAGCCGTGCCGGTGCCCTCCCGGAGGTGCTCGGCACGCCCGGCGACTGCGCGGTGCTGGTGGCCCCGGGCGACATCGAGGAACTCACCTACAACCTCGGTGAGCTGCTGGACTCCCCCGCGCGGCGCCAGCGGATGGGGGCGGCGGGCCGCAAACGCGCAGTCGAGGTGTTCTCCTGGCCGGCGGTGGCCGCTGCAACCGCCGCCGTGTACCGGCGGGCCATGGACCGGTGCGCCCCATGCTGA
- a CDS encoding ketosteroid isomerase family protein, whose protein sequence is MSVPAPAELLAVVEQSPAFAAAHDRSGWVNLFSDDGSVEDPVGSRRHTGHAAIGRFYDTFIGPRDIVFHRDLDIVAGSTVLRSLTLQVGMGGGVTMEIPAYLRYVVVESTGEPKIAELQAFWELPAMVWQFASNGIAALGPGLRLTRALLTNQNPVGALGFAAGARRPGARQRAALNTLTTALTRGDELAVRRILGRGVAVNLGDDTAVSADGIGALLRGATWTKHIAAGRYIAVAVRTDTARGVLIAEFGAGAQVVGLRYFTPS, encoded by the coding sequence GTGAGTGTCCCCGCGCCGGCCGAGCTGCTGGCCGTCGTCGAACAGTCTCCCGCGTTCGCCGCTGCGCACGATCGCAGCGGCTGGGTGAACCTGTTCAGCGACGACGGCAGCGTCGAGGATCCGGTCGGATCGCGGCGCCACACCGGGCACGCCGCGATCGGGCGGTTCTACGACACGTTCATCGGGCCGCGCGACATCGTCTTTCACCGCGACCTCGACATCGTGGCCGGATCCACCGTGCTGCGCAGCCTGACGCTGCAGGTGGGCATGGGCGGCGGGGTCACCATGGAAATCCCCGCCTACCTGCGCTATGTCGTCGTCGAGTCCACCGGCGAGCCGAAGATCGCCGAGCTGCAGGCGTTCTGGGAGCTGCCGGCAATGGTGTGGCAGTTCGCCAGCAACGGCATCGCCGCGCTCGGGCCCGGACTCCGACTGACCCGCGCGCTGCTGACCAATCAGAATCCCGTCGGCGCCCTCGGTTTTGCCGCCGGAGCCCGACGTCCCGGAGCCCGGCAGCGCGCCGCGCTGAACACCCTGACGACGGCGCTGACCCGCGGCGACGAGCTGGCCGTCCGCCGGATCCTCGGCCGCGGGGTCGCGGTGAACCTCGGCGATGACACCGCGGTCAGCGCCGACGGGATCGGTGCGCTGCTGCGCGGGGCGACCTGGACCAAACACATCGCCGCCGGCCGCTATATCGCCGTCGCCGTCCGCACCGACACCGCCCGGGGTGTGCTGATCGCCGAGTTCGGCGCCGGGGCGCAGGTCGTCGGGCTGCGGTATTTCACGCCCAGCTGA
- a CDS encoding ABC transporter permease produces the protein MRGLGTLALRVSAALVLLFIFTPIFVIVAFSFNAPSGKFNYTWQGFTLDNWADPFKYPALTEALKMSLLVAGISTAIALVLGSLMAIAMARRRFRGSSLVETLLVLPLTAPEVVMGASLLTLFLDLGWASGPVTIVIAHVAFEISFIAMTVRARARGIDWSLEDAALDLGAGPVRTFATVTLPMVVPGVVAAAMLSFALSLDDFIITYFVSGSTVTYPLYVNAAVKAAVPPQINVLATAILVVSLVLLALGTLYRRKRL, from the coding sequence GTGAGGGGGCTGGGCACGCTGGCGCTGCGGGTCAGTGCGGCGTTGGTGCTGCTGTTCATCTTCACCCCGATCTTCGTGATCGTGGCGTTCTCGTTCAACGCGCCGTCGGGCAAGTTCAACTACACCTGGCAGGGCTTCACCCTGGACAACTGGGCCGACCCGTTCAAGTATCCGGCGCTGACCGAGGCGCTGAAGATGAGCCTGCTGGTCGCCGGGATATCGACGGCGATTGCGCTGGTGCTGGGGTCGCTGATGGCGATCGCCATGGCGCGGCGGCGTTTTCGGGGCAGCTCGCTGGTGGAAACCCTGCTGGTGCTGCCGTTGACCGCGCCGGAAGTGGTGATGGGCGCGTCGTTGTTGACGTTGTTTCTGGATCTGGGCTGGGCATCGGGGCCGGTCACCATCGTCATCGCGCACGTCGCCTTCGAGATCAGCTTCATCGCGATGACGGTGCGCGCGCGAGCCCGCGGTATCGACTGGTCGCTGGAGGACGCGGCGCTGGATCTGGGTGCGGGCCCGGTTCGCACCTTCGCCACCGTGACGCTGCCGATGGTCGTACCCGGTGTGGTGGCCGCGGCGATGCTGTCCTTCGCCCTGTCGCTGGATGACTTCATCATCACCTACTTCGTCAGCGGGTCGACGGTCACCTATCCGCTGTATGTCAACGCCGCGGTGAAGGCCGCCGTGCCGCCGCAGATCAACGTGCTGGCCACCGCGATCCTGGTGGTGAGCCTGGTGCTGCTGGCGCTGGGCACGCTCTACCGCCGCAAGCGGCTCTAG
- a CDS encoding ABC transporter permease produces MAGIATGTARRGSRFAPYLMIAPALIYLTVFFAVPMFSLLRTSLSTSSGSVFLPTLTFSWQFDNYTRALDTYSEQIMRSLGYALAATVISLLLSYPLAYTIAFKAGRYKNLLLGLVVLPFFVTFLIRTLAWKTILADDGFVVGALGSVGLLPSEGRLLSTSWAVIGGLVYNSMTFMVLPLYASLEKIDVRLLDAARDLYSTGPRVFGKVVLPLSMPGIVAGSLLVFIPAVGDFINADYLGSPRTTMIGNVIQKQFLVVKDYPVAAALSFVLMASILAGVLLYTRALGTKDLV; encoded by the coding sequence GTGGCCGGTATCGCCACCGGCACCGCCCGCCGCGGTAGCCGGTTCGCGCCGTATCTGATGATCGCCCCGGCGCTGATCTACCTGACGGTGTTCTTCGCGGTGCCGATGTTCTCCCTGCTGCGCACCTCGCTGTCGACCAGCTCTGGATCGGTTTTCCTTCCGACGCTGACGTTTTCGTGGCAGTTCGACAACTACACACGCGCCCTGGACACCTACTCCGAACAGATCATGCGCTCGCTGGGCTATGCGCTGGCCGCGACGGTGATCTCGCTGCTGCTGAGCTACCCGCTGGCCTACACCATCGCGTTCAAGGCCGGACGGTACAAGAACCTGCTGCTGGGCCTGGTGGTGCTGCCGTTCTTCGTCACGTTCCTGATCCGCACCCTGGCCTGGAAGACCATCCTCGCCGACGACGGGTTTGTGGTGGGCGCTCTGGGCAGCGTCGGGTTGTTGCCCTCGGAGGGCCGGCTGCTCTCCACGAGCTGGGCGGTGATCGGCGGCCTGGTGTACAACTCGATGACGTTCATGGTGCTGCCGCTGTATGCCAGCCTGGAGAAGATCGACGTGCGGCTGCTCGATGCCGCGCGCGATCTGTATTCGACCGGGCCGCGGGTGTTCGGCAAAGTGGTCCTGCCGCTGTCGATGCCCGGGATCGTCGCCGGCAGTCTGCTGGTGTTCATCCCCGCCGTCGGTGACTTCATCAACGCCGACTACCTGGGTTCACCGCGAACCACCATGATCGGCAACGTCATCCAGAAGCAGTTCCTGGTGGTGAAAGACTATCCGGTGGCCGCCGCACTGAGCTTCGTGCTGATGGCCTCGATTCTGGCCGGGGTGCTGCTCTACACCCGGGCGCTGGGCACCAAGGACCTGGTGTGA
- a CDS encoding polyamine ABC transporter substrate-binding protein — translation MVDQSSRRPASRRSFLGGGAAAIAAAALGPSLLSACSSDNKTPAGTANTVVPDDGTPAAGLLRVSNWPNYMPAGFVDAFQHATGLQVQYREDFNDNEVWFSKYKADLAAHRDIGADLVVPTEFMALRLMNLGWLNQINRERVPNLANLRADLINSPADPGRTHIAPYLTGMVGLAYNKAATKRPITSVSDLWDPAFRGRVTMLADMQDGVGMVMQSQGNSPANPSTVTVQQAVDAIREQKDNGQIRRFTGNDYLDDLASGNVVVAQAYSGDIAGLGGDNPNLEFIIPDTGGMWYTDTMVIPYTTANQKAAEVWINYIYDRDNYAKIIEMNPSVPVLSDMTGALDKVDPKLSANPLINPSQQVRDRLVSWAALTDEQTQEYNTAYAAVTGG, via the coding sequence ATGGTTGATCAGTCGTCCCGACGGCCGGCGTCACGTCGCTCCTTCCTCGGCGGTGGCGCCGCGGCGATCGCCGCCGCCGCTCTGGGCCCGTCGCTGCTCAGTGCCTGCAGCTCCGACAACAAGACCCCCGCGGGGACCGCCAACACCGTGGTGCCCGACGACGGCACCCCGGCCGCCGGGCTGCTGCGGGTGTCGAACTGGCCGAACTACATGCCGGCCGGGTTCGTCGACGCCTTCCAGCACGCCACCGGCCTGCAGGTGCAGTACCGCGAGGACTTCAACGACAACGAGGTGTGGTTCTCCAAGTACAAGGCGGACCTGGCCGCCCACCGCGACATCGGCGCCGACCTGGTGGTGCCCACCGAGTTCATGGCGCTGCGGCTGATGAACCTGGGCTGGCTCAACCAGATCAACCGCGAGCGGGTGCCGAACCTGGCCAACCTGCGCGCCGACCTGATCAACAGTCCCGCGGACCCGGGCCGCACGCACATCGCGCCGTATCTGACCGGGATGGTGGGACTGGCCTACAACAAGGCTGCCACCAAACGCCCGATCACCTCCGTCTCCGACCTGTGGGACCCGGCGTTCCGCGGCCGGGTGACCATGCTGGCCGACATGCAGGACGGCGTCGGGATGGTCATGCAGTCCCAGGGCAACTCCCCCGCCAACCCGTCGACGGTGACCGTGCAGCAGGCCGTCGACGCCATCCGGGAGCAGAAGGACAACGGGCAGATCCGCCGGTTCACCGGCAACGACTACCTCGACGATCTGGCCTCCGGCAATGTGGTTGTCGCCCAGGCGTATTCGGGTGACATCGCCGGACTCGGCGGGGACAACCCGAACCTGGAATTCATCATCCCGGACACCGGCGGGATGTGGTACACCGACACCATGGTGATCCCGTACACCACGGCCAACCAGAAGGCCGCCGAGGTGTGGATCAACTACATCTACGATCGCGACAATTACGCCAAGATCATCGAGATGAACCCGTCGGTGCCGGTGCTCTCCGATATGACCGGTGCGCTGGACAAGGTCGATCCGAAGTTGTCGGCCAACCCGTTGATCAACCCCAGCCAGCAGGTGCGTGACCGGCTGGTCAGCTGGGCGGCGCTGACCGACGAGCAGACCCAGGAATACAACACCGCCTATGCCGCGGTAACCGGCGGCTGA